The nucleotide window TCGCCGGACCGGCAACGGGTGCCGGCCGGTCAGCCTTGGGGTTGTTGCCAGATGAGCTACCGGAGCCTGCCCGCCATCGGAACCGCCATCGTCGCGTTGGCGCTCGCTGGCGGCGTCGCCTATCTCAGCTGGTCGGACGCACCGGCCCTGCTGGCCTCGGCAACATCCACCGTCACCGCGTCACCTGCCACCGCCTCTCCCGGTGCGGCAGCCACCGGCCAGCGCCGCGGCGTCGCCGTGGAAACGGCGCGGGTCGGCGTGCGCGACGTGGTTGAGGACATCCGCGCCTTCGGTACGCTGGTCGCCAACGAGTCCGTCGTCATCTCGCCGGAAATCGCCGGCCGTGTCGCCCGCATCGGCTTTGCCGAAGGGCAGGCGGTGAAGGCGGGCGATCTCCTGATCGAACTGGATTCCCAGATCCTGCGCGCCGAGCTCGACAAGGCCAAGTCGGAAGTCTCCCTCGCCGAGGCCAATTTCGAGCGCGCCCGCAAGCTCGCGGAGCAGGGCAGCGGCACCTTGCGCGCCCGCGACGAGACCTCGCAGGGCTACGTCGCCGCCCGGGCCAACCTGTCGCTGGCCGAGGCGCGTCTTGCCAAGACCTCGATCGCCGCGCCCTTTTCCGGCATCGTCGGCTTCCGCAATATCAGCGTCGGCGCCTATGTCAGCCCCGGCGACCGCATCGTCGAGCTCGCCAGCGTCGATCCGCTGAAGGTCGAGTTCCGCGTCTCCGAGACCTACCTGTCCAACCTGCGGGTCGGCCTGCCGGTGACCGTCACCGTCGATGCGCTGCCCGGCGAGACGATCACCGGCAAGATCACCGCCATCGACCCCATCGTCGACGTGTCTGGCCGCGCCATCCGCCTGCGCGCCGAGCTGCCCAATCCGGACGGACGCCTGTCGCCCGGCCTCTTCGCCCGCATCCGCATCGTCATCGAGGAGCGGAGCGAGGCGATGGTCGTGCCGGAAGCGGCCGTCTTCCGCGACGACGGCAAGCTCTTCGTCTACCGGCTGGAGGACGGCAAGGCGGTGAAGACCCCCATCGAGATCGGCCTGCGCAGCCCCGGCGACGTCGAGATCCGCTCCGGCCTTGCCTCCGGCGCGGTGGTCATCACCGCCGGCCAGCTGCTGCTGCGCGACGGCGCCGCGGTCGAGGTGGTCGACGGTCCGGCCGGGGGCTGAGCCATGCTCGAATTCTTCGTCCGCAAGCCGGTCTTCGCCACCGTCGTCAGCCTGATGGTGCTGCTGCTCGGCCTCGTCGCCTTCTTCCGCCTGGCCGTGCGCGAATATCCCAACATCGACCCGCCGGTCGTCTCCGTGCGCACCGACTATCCCGGTGCCAGCGCCGAGATCATCGAGTCCCAGGTCACCCAGGTTCTGGAAGGCTCCATCGCCGGCATCGGCGGCGTCGAGGTGCTGGAAAGCCGCTCGCGCCCCGAATCCAGCCGCATCACCGTCCGCTTCCTGCTGACCGTCGATCCCGACGAGGCCGCCAACGAGGTGCGCGACCGCGTCAGCCGCGTGCGCGGCCGCCTGCCGGACGAGGTCTCGGAACCGGTCGTCTCCAAGGTCGAGGCGGACGCCCAGGCGATCATCTTCATCGCGCTGACCAGCGACCGCGATTCCTCCATCGAGGTCTCCGACTATGCCGACCGCTACATCCGCGACCGGCTGCAGAACCTGCCGGGCGTGGCGGAAGTGCGCATCTTCGGCGAGCGGCGCTACGCCATGCGCATATGGGTCGACCGAACGCGCCTTGCCGCCTACGAGCTGACCGTCCAGGATGTCGAGGTCGCCCTGCGCCAGCAGAATGTCGAGGTGCCCTCGGGCCGCATCGAGAGCCTCGACCGCGAGTTCACCGTGCTCTCGCGCACCGGCCTGACCACCAGCGAGCAGTTCCGCCGCATCGTCGTCAAGGATGCCGGCGGGTTCGCCGTGCGGCTCGGCGATGTCGCGCGTGTCGAGATCGGGCCGGAGGACGAACGCCGCACCACCCGCTACAAGGGCGAGAACGCGGTGATCCTCGGCATCGTCAAGCAGGCGACGGCCAATCCGCTCGACGTCTCTCGGGCGATGAACGAGGCGATGCCTGACATCCGCCGCGACCTGCCGGCCGGCATGAATGCCGACATCTCTTACGACCGCTCGATCTTCATCGACCGCTCCATCGAGGCTGTGTTCGCCACCATCGCCGAGGCGGTGGTGCTCGTCGTCCTGGTGATCTTCTTCTTCCTGCGCTCGCTGCGGGCG belongs to Stappia indica and includes:
- a CDS encoding efflux RND transporter periplasmic adaptor subunit, which gives rise to MSYRSLPAIGTAIVALALAGGVAYLSWSDAPALLASATSTVTASPATASPGAAATGQRRGVAVETARVGVRDVVEDIRAFGTLVANESVVISPEIAGRVARIGFAEGQAVKAGDLLIELDSQILRAELDKAKSEVSLAEANFERARKLAEQGSGTLRARDETSQGYVAARANLSLAEARLAKTSIAAPFSGIVGFRNISVGAYVSPGDRIVELASVDPLKVEFRVSETYLSNLRVGLPVTVTVDALPGETITGKITAIDPIVDVSGRAIRLRAELPNPDGRLSPGLFARIRIVIEERSEAMVVPEAAVFRDDGKLFVYRLEDGKAVKTPIEIGLRSPGDVEIRSGLASGAVVITAGQLLLRDGAAVEVVDGPAGG